Proteins encoded by one window of Chthoniobacterales bacterium:
- a CDS encoding L-fucose isomerase, which produces MKNPVLSNLPKVGIRPTIDGRLGGVRESLEAQTMGMAKVTAKLISSKLRYPTGEPVKCVIADTCIGGVAEAAACAEKFRQENVGVSLTVTPCWCYGSETMDADPSVPKAVWGFNGTERPGAVYLAAVLAGHTQKGLPAFGIYGRDVQDGGDKNIPDDVEEKILRFVRAGLAAATMRGRAYLAMGGTSMGIAGSIVDPAFFERWLGMRVESVDMTEFIRRIERGIYDKAEFAKALKWVKANCKEGKDWNSPKTKRPRKRLDAEWEISVKMALIARDLMVGNPQLAKMGFGEEAQGHHAIASGFQGQRQWTDHMPNGDFLEAILSTSFDWNGPRAPYIVATENDALNGASMLFGHLLTNTAQIFADLRTYWSADAIKRVSGETPSGPAAQGLLHLINSGPAALDGCGEQKINGQPAMKPFWDITPAEVKACIGATSWHPSITEYFPGGGWSTRYVTRGGMPATIYRINLVHGLGPALQIAEGQTVELPEKTHRLLEERTNPTWPTTWFAPRLTGQGAFGDTYSVMNNWGANHCVMSYGHIGADLISLASILRIPVYMHNVDRGQVFRPSAWSAFGTDDLMGADFRACANFGPLY; this is translated from the coding sequence ATGAAAAACCCCGTCCTCTCCAATCTCCCCAAAGTCGGTATCCGTCCAACGATCGACGGGCGCCTCGGTGGCGTGCGCGAATCGCTCGAAGCCCAGACCATGGGCATGGCCAAAGTCACGGCCAAGCTCATCTCGTCGAAACTCCGTTATCCGACCGGCGAACCGGTCAAATGCGTCATTGCCGACACGTGCATCGGCGGCGTGGCCGAGGCCGCTGCTTGCGCGGAAAAGTTCCGCCAAGAAAACGTCGGAGTCTCGCTGACCGTGACCCCTTGCTGGTGCTACGGCTCCGAGACGATGGATGCCGACCCGTCGGTGCCCAAAGCGGTCTGGGGCTTCAACGGCACCGAGCGCCCCGGCGCGGTTTACCTCGCCGCGGTCTTGGCCGGTCACACCCAGAAAGGCTTGCCCGCTTTCGGGATCTACGGACGCGACGTGCAGGACGGCGGGGACAAAAACATTCCCGACGATGTGGAGGAAAAAATCCTCCGCTTCGTCCGCGCCGGACTGGCCGCCGCGACGATGCGGGGCCGCGCCTATCTGGCCATGGGCGGAACCTCCATGGGGATCGCCGGGTCGATCGTCGATCCCGCCTTTTTCGAGCGCTGGCTCGGCATGCGGGTCGAGTCGGTCGACATGACCGAATTCATCCGCCGCATCGAGCGCGGCATCTATGACAAAGCAGAGTTCGCCAAGGCCCTCAAATGGGTCAAAGCAAACTGCAAAGAAGGCAAGGATTGGAACAGCCCGAAGACCAAACGTCCGCGCAAGCGGCTCGACGCGGAGTGGGAGATATCGGTCAAGATGGCCCTCATCGCGCGCGACCTCATGGTCGGCAACCCGCAACTGGCCAAGATGGGCTTTGGGGAAGAGGCTCAGGGTCACCATGCAATCGCCTCCGGCTTCCAAGGTCAGCGCCAATGGACCGACCATATGCCCAACGGTGATTTCCTCGAGGCCATCCTCAGCACGTCTTTCGATTGGAACGGTCCGCGCGCCCCTTACATCGTGGCCACCGAGAACGACGCCCTCAACGGTGCGAGCATGCTTTTCGGCCACCTGCTGACCAACACCGCGCAGATCTTTGCCGATCTGCGCACTTATTGGAGTGCGGATGCCATCAAACGCGTCTCCGGTGAAACCCCGAGCGGACCGGCCGCGCAGGGTTTGCTCCACCTCATCAACTCGGGACCGGCCGCTCTGGACGGCTGCGGCGAACAAAAGATCAACGGCCAGCCGGCGATGAAGCCTTTCTGGGACATCACCCCGGCCGAGGTGAAGGCCTGCATCGGGGCGACGTCTTGGCATCCGTCGATCACCGAGTATTTCCCCGGCGGCGGATGGAGCACGCGTTATGTCACGCGGGGCGGCATGCCGGCCACGATTTACCGGATCAACCTTGTGCACGGACTCGGACCCGCATTGCAGATCGCCGAGGGACAAACCGTGGAGTTGCCGGAGAAAACACATCGCCTTCTCGAGGAGCGGACGAATCCGACGTGGCCCACGACATGGTTCGCCCCGCGTCTCACCGGGCAGGGGGCCTTCGGCGACACCTACTCGGTGATGAACAACTGGGGCGCGAACCACTGCGTTATGAGTTACGGCCATATCGGCGCCGACCTAATCAGCCTGGCCAGCATCCTGCGTATCCCGGTCTACATGCACAATGTCGACCGCGGGCAGGTGTTTCGTCCGAGCGCCTGGTCCGCCTTCGGCACCGATGACCTGATGGGCGCCGACTTCCGCGCCTGCGCCAACTTCGGTCCGCTCTATTGA